Proteins encoded by one window of Anopheles maculipalpis chromosome 2RL, idAnoMacuDA_375_x, whole genome shotgun sequence:
- the LOC126557132 gene encoding fibroblast growth factor receptor homolog 1-like produces the protein MSPNMAHWRYILAVLITLYIAQSSAYKLSQSDPDTIRINLGNKKLVKETVPLYTKLIIKCNFDSPTWYRNGKLIAVDHKRAKSLRFEHVRKTDAGYYSCGSEFNEWSNLTLSVFSQETDQYQSDGAGMANLERKSLHTTSGSGTVSGSVKSLDILDNELKEGPPRILEARDESSYPSAIVREVGKEYRLKCDAIGQPKPHISWQKDGQEYRDNSYKSTIVFKPLLPTDAGTYVCVACNVHGCVNSTTELEVVESGELEPAYIQHNTMESHSQLQGEGRLGPIQDTVRYYPVANEHRMHQPIEEDAEDEDEEDDGDGPTNGTGVHGADTTEDSAGAVNGSGTPPPDRLPEIIKKEHLPMIVSKPSGNMVRLRCPADGYPKPNITWTKDGREIERPMGQVRKVNWAIVLEDLVPQDSGNYTCTVCNRVGCVHFSTKLEVKDRFPSRPHFTERPKNVTALVNSTAIFRCPILSDLEPHIEWMKLRIQDGDNFTMPENVTKLERDPDNPEVLTLENVTHADEGWYTCIAANSLGASFESAYLQVLDELPPDDTPTAHPVRTHSTLIMGMTFFLCVCFVVLAAVVIIVCKKLKREKMKHRAMEHVNQWTKKVIVLKQPVVESSIPGMSEALQMPIVRIEKQRSTLVQSGNCDPTMISEYEFPIDLNWEFPRNKLHLGKSLGEGMFGKVVMAEAHGLVKGHPSTVVAVKMLKEGHTDADVKDLVCEMEVMKMIGKHVNIINLLGCCCKDGPLYVIVEYAPHGNLKNFLRSHRFGSNYEATNEKEKKILTQKELISFAYQIARGMEHLASRRCIHRDLAARNILVSDNYVMKIADFGLARDIHDQEYYRKTTTGKLPIRWMAPESLEEKFYDSQSDVWSFGVLLWEIMTLGGNPYPSIPTWDNLLEHLKKGKRMEKPPLCSIEIYLFMRECWHYRPEERPTFSEIVQHLDRLVSITSNEEYLDLGLPQLETPPSSDDSDDEEDEEDCDDPTGTEHERVHMYRFNRSYNNDCIY, from the exons GCTTCGTTTTGAGCATGTGCGCAAAACTGACGCCGGCTACTATTCATGTGGGTCCGAGTTTAACGAATGGTCCAACCTTACCTTGTCCGTATTCAGTCAGGAAACGGACCAATATCAGAGTGACGGTGCCGGGATGGCGAACTTGGAACGCAAAAGTTTGCATACCACGTCCGGATCGGGAACTGTGTCCGGTAGTGTAAAGTCCCTAGATATACTGGACAACGAACTAAAGGAAGGACCGCCGCGAATACTTGAAGCGCGGGACGAATCATCCTACCCTAGCGCCATAGTACGTGAGGTAGGCAAAGAGTATCGTTTGAAGTGTGATGCGATTGGTCAACCAAAGCCGCACATTAGCTGGCAAAAGGATGGTCAAGAGTATCGTGACAATTCGTACAAATCGACGATAGTATTTAAGCCATTACTGCCGACAGACGCCGGCACGTACGTGTGCGTAGCGTGTAATGTGCACGGGTGTGTAAATTCAACTACCGAGCTGGAGGTGGTAGAATCGGGAGAGCTCGAACCGGCCTACATACAGCACAACACCATGGAAAGTCATTCACAGCTTCAGGGAGAGGGTCGCTTAGGTCCGATCCAGGATACGGTGCGTTACTATCCTGTCGCGAACGAGCATCGTATGCACCAACCAATCGAGGAGGACGCAGAGGACGAAGATGAGGAAGATGATGGCGACGGACCAACGAACGGTACCGGTGTACACGGTGCCGACACGACGGAGGATAGTGCGGGTGCAGTGAACGGATCTGGCACACCACCGCCCGACCGACTGCCGGAGATCATCAAGAAGGAACACTTGCCAATGATTGTATCGAAACCGTCCGGGAATATGGTGCGGTTGCGGTGTCCTGCCGATGGTTATCCGAAACCAAATATCACCTGGACGAAGGATGGACGCGAAATCGAACGCCCAATGGGGCAGGTGCGGAAGGTTAATTGGGCAATCGTGCTGGAGGATCTAGTGCCACAGGATTCGGGCAATTACACCTGTACCGTTTGCAACCGAGTTGGATGTGTTCACTTTTCTACCAAACTAGAAGTGAAAG ATCGCTTTCCATCACGGCCCCATTTTACCGAACGTCCAAAGAATGTGACCGCTCTGGTTAATAGCACTGCCATCTTTCGCTGCCCGATCCTGTCCGATCTGGAACCACACATCGAATGGATGAAGCTTCGTATACAAGATGGGGATAATTTTACTATGCCGGAGAATGTTACCAAGCTGGAG CGCGATCCGGACAATCCCGAAGTGTTGACGCTGGAAAACGTTACCCATGCAGACGAGGGTTGGTACACCTGTATTGCGGCCAACAGTCTTGGTGCGTCGTTCGAGAGTGCCTATCTGCAGGTGTTGGACGAACTGCCTCCGGACGATACTCCCACGGCACATCCCGTGCGCACGCACTCGACACTAATCATGGGCATGACGTTCTTTCTGTGCGTCTGTTTCGTGGTTCTGGCCGCTGTCGTGATCATAGTTTGCAAAAAGCTAAAGCgcgaaaaaatgaaacatcgtGCCATGGAGCATGTGAATCAGTGGACGAAAAAGGTGATCGTGTTGAAGCAACCGGTCGTCGAGAGCAGCATACCGGGCATGTCGGAGGCACTG CAAATGCCAATCGTTCGCATCGAAAAGCAACGTTCGACGCTGGTGCAGAGCGGAAACTGTGATCCTACCATGATCTCGGAGTACGAATTTCCGATCGATCTGAATTGGGAGTTTCCCCGCAATAAGCTACATCTTGGGAAGAGTCTCGGTGAGGGAATGTTTGGTAAAGTTGTCATGGCTGAGGCGCACGGACTTGTCAAAGGTCATCCCTCGACCGTGGTTGCGGTGAAGATGCTAAAGG AGGGACACACGGATGCCGACGTGAAGGATCTCGTGTGCGAAATGGAGGTGATGAAGATGATCGGAAAGCATGTCAATATCATCAACCTGCTCGGCTGTTGCTGCAAGGATGGACCACTGTACGTGATTGTGGAGTACGCGCCGCATGGCAATCTGAAGAACTTTTTGCGAAGTCATCGCTTTGGTTCCAACTACGAGGCTACCAacgagaaggagaagaaaattctcACTCAAAAGGAGCTTATATCGTTCGCGTATCAAATAGCACGTGGCATGGAACATTTGGCATCGAGAAGG TGTATTCACCGAGATTTAGCTGCACGAAATATACTGGTAAGCGATAATTACGTGATGAAGATAGCCGACTTTGGATTAGCCAGAGACATCCACGATCAGGAATACTATCGAAAAACGACAACTGGCAAACTACCAATCCGATGGATGGCTCCAGAATCTCTGGAAGAAAAGTTTTACGATTCACAAAGTGATGT GTGGTCTTTTGGTGTGCTTTTATGGGAAATTATGACACTAGGAGGTAATCCCTACCCTTCAATACCAACATGGGACAACTTGCTGGAGCActtgaaaaagggaaaacgtaTGGAGAAACCTCCCTTGTGTTCGATCGAAAT ATATCTTTTCATGCGAGAGTGCTGGCACTATCGGCCAGAAGAGCGACCCACATTCAGTGAAATTGTCCAACACCTGGATCGGCTCGTGAGCATAACGTCCAACGAAGAATACCTGGACCTAGGACTGCCGCAGTTAGAAACGCCGCCATCCAGTGACGACAGTgacgacgaagaggacgaagaAGATTGCGATGATCCAACGGGGACTGAGCACGAGCGTGTACACATGTATCGATTTAATAGAAGCTACAACAACGACTGTATTTACTAA